The Caballeronia sp. NK8 genome includes a window with the following:
- a CDS encoding lytic transglycosylase domain-containing protein, with protein MSRLLQVSTLLIATVSFHAYADCLDDAARYHRVSVQVVRAVAQQESGMRPYVTNRNTDGSEDIGLMQINSSWLPKLGRFGITRQHLFDACVNAYVGTWILASNIKQFGPTWKAVGAYNAVSSNKQLIYANNIYRRLQRAN; from the coding sequence ATGAGCCGATTGCTTCAAGTCTCGACGCTGCTCATTGCAACCGTCTCGTTCCATGCGTATGCCGATTGTCTTGACGATGCCGCGCGCTACCACCGCGTCAGCGTTCAAGTGGTACGTGCGGTCGCACAGCAAGAGTCCGGAATGCGCCCGTATGTGACGAATCGCAATACCGATGGAAGCGAGGACATTGGCTTGATGCAAATCAACTCGTCCTGGCTTCCAAAACTGGGTCGCTTCGGCATCACTCGGCAACACCTGTTCGACGCCTGCGTGAACGCTTATGTGGGGACATGGATCCTGGCTTCGAACATCAAGCAGTTCGGTCCGACGTGGAAAGCGGTCGGTGCCTACAACGCAGTCTCGTCGAACAAGCAGCTCATCTACGCCAACAACATTTACCGCCGCCTGCAACGCGCGAACTGA
- a CDS encoding type II secretory pathway protein, with the protein MRLTKIKSAIAILVAASLTGCAVSQSDVNHAYDATNAEATRAMGNGPESMSLVEAVPTAFLGDRLVPVAYEATLPAIFREKSVVFPGNLPLSKIATLISTATGYPVHLSPDAFIPRDALIPKTNGGNGQSAPMQPQALAKSNVEPVYAQACNCKVGEYLRGVTENLGLDWTFDGSTISISRFVTKTFTIAAIPGKVSIKSTMSKGTDTSTGNQASGGTTGGTSGNTGSFSSITSTGRDGTFDQIAIIQSELEKLKSPLGEVVVNPQSRLVMVRDTKEAVDRMGALLARENAISTRQVALRVRTLQVDLSNSSQAGVSADIVFNRISDGLKRYSITVASPTSLATAIGGTVGLSVLKPGSPMEGTNAIISGLNAFGKTVQDNTQTKLTLNGLPVSIGTFETKGYLAATTPSVGSIAGSSSGVPGLQPGSVTVGDFVNILPSVNDHNQIILSYWSDSSKLNGPFTTISTGSGATLQQIQLPDILGNKDDQTIALSDGQTVVLYGAVSNRYDGNSNNGIGGLSGAWNKGRTFQVIMLTATVVPSM; encoded by the coding sequence ATGCGCCTCACGAAAATCAAATCTGCCATTGCCATTCTTGTGGCTGCATCGCTGACCGGCTGCGCGGTATCGCAATCCGACGTGAACCACGCCTACGATGCAACCAACGCGGAAGCCACGCGCGCGATGGGCAACGGCCCCGAGTCGATGTCGCTTGTTGAGGCAGTCCCGACCGCGTTCCTCGGCGACCGGTTGGTGCCAGTCGCGTATGAAGCCACATTGCCCGCGATCTTCCGCGAGAAATCGGTTGTCTTCCCCGGCAATCTTCCGCTGTCGAAGATCGCCACGCTTATCTCAACCGCTACCGGTTATCCGGTGCATCTGAGCCCGGACGCCTTCATTCCGCGCGATGCGCTGATTCCGAAGACCAACGGCGGGAACGGCCAGAGTGCCCCGATGCAGCCGCAAGCGTTGGCCAAGTCGAATGTCGAGCCGGTCTATGCGCAGGCGTGTAACTGCAAGGTTGGCGAATATCTGCGCGGCGTGACCGAAAACCTCGGCCTCGACTGGACATTCGATGGCAGCACCATTTCCATCAGCCGGTTCGTCACCAAGACGTTCACGATCGCGGCGATCCCGGGCAAGGTGTCCATCAAGTCGACGATGTCGAAGGGCACGGATACGTCGACCGGTAACCAGGCGTCCGGTGGTACCACGGGCGGCACGTCGGGCAATACCGGGTCTTTCTCGTCGATCACGTCGACCGGACGCGATGGCACGTTTGACCAGATTGCGATCATCCAGTCGGAACTTGAAAAGCTGAAGTCGCCGCTCGGAGAAGTGGTCGTCAATCCGCAGAGCCGCTTGGTGATGGTTCGCGACACTAAGGAAGCCGTCGATCGCATGGGCGCGCTGCTCGCGCGCGAGAACGCAATTTCGACGCGTCAGGTCGCGCTGCGCGTCCGCACGCTGCAGGTGGATCTGAGCAATTCGTCGCAAGCGGGCGTCAGCGCCGACATCGTTTTCAATCGCATCTCGGACGGACTGAAGCGCTATTCGATCACGGTGGCTTCGCCTACCTCGTTGGCAACAGCGATTGGCGGCACTGTCGGCCTGTCGGTCTTGAAGCCCGGCTCGCCGATGGAAGGCACCAACGCGATCATCAGCGGCCTCAACGCCTTCGGAAAGACGGTACAGGACAACACCCAGACGAAGCTGACGTTGAACGGCCTGCCGGTGTCCATCGGAACATTCGAGACGAAAGGGTATTTGGCAGCCACCACGCCGAGCGTTGGCTCGATCGCCGGTAGTAGCTCGGGCGTACCGGGTCTTCAGCCGGGATCCGTCACGGTCGGTGACTTCGTGAACATCCTGCCGTCGGTCAACGACCACAATCAAATCATCCTGTCGTACTGGAGCGATAGCTCGAAGCTGAACGGTCCGTTCACGACCATCAGCACGGGTTCGGGCGCCACGCTGCAGCAGATTCAGTTGCCTGACATCCTCGGCAACAAGGACGACCAGACCATCGCGCTGTCCGATGGACAGACCGTTGTGCTGTATGGCGCTGTGAGCAATCGCTATGACGGTAACAGCAACAATGGCATTGGTGGTCTCTCGGGCGCATGGAATAAGGGCCGCACGTTCCAGGTGATCATGCTGACGGCGACCGTCGTCCCGTCGATGTGA
- a CDS encoding toxin co-regulated pilus biosynthesis Q family protein — MTPTFSLQTHRTARMVAHLFACLALTTVPGLAAAEPDQSRLAPPPGDGWQLLSAPSAKAPVAQVAMVSPVAPGVRSASVAPASPASPAAPKADVGGPAPVALPGAAAPSRVGSMDVAPVVVPSQGGATVPSSVLSFSITPQDINLRNALDRWLQQQGWQLAWKIDDDLPLEFNATFSGDFKSVLTQVMQATNHMRTPTRVCKHTNNVIRVVARAANCQE, encoded by the coding sequence ATGACGCCTACTTTTTCTCTTCAAACGCATCGCACCGCGCGCATGGTGGCTCACTTGTTCGCGTGTCTCGCACTCACGACTGTGCCGGGTCTTGCGGCAGCCGAGCCTGATCAATCGCGCCTCGCACCGCCGCCCGGTGACGGCTGGCAACTCCTCTCGGCACCTTCCGCTAAAGCCCCTGTGGCTCAAGTTGCGATGGTGTCGCCGGTTGCTCCTGGCGTTCGTTCTGCCTCGGTCGCTCCCGCTTCGCCTGCCTCTCCGGCCGCCCCCAAGGCCGATGTCGGTGGTCCCGCGCCGGTTGCACTTCCGGGCGCTGCCGCGCCGTCGCGGGTTGGCTCGATGGACGTCGCCCCGGTCGTCGTGCCGTCGCAAGGTGGCGCAACGGTGCCTAGTAGCGTTCTGTCTTTCTCGATCACGCCGCAGGACATCAACCTGCGCAATGCGCTCGATCGCTGGCTGCAGCAGCAGGGCTGGCAGCTCGCCTGGAAGATCGACGACGACTTGCCGCTTGAGTTCAACGCGACGTTCTCGGGCGACTTCAAGTCGGTGCTCACGCAAGTGATGCAGGCGACCAACCACATGCGCACGCCCACGCGGGTTTGCAAGCACACCAATAACGTGATCCGCGTCGTCGCACGCGCAGCCAACTGCCAAGAGTAA
- a CDS encoding type 4b pilus protein PilO2 encodes MHFESIPGEKGARLVFGLDWRAYSAKGARAERRHYVEESGATHYTEYKANDETIVGFCELEPSQRKGGKLYSAAARIASLERVRRRPAVLVLIQNDERVHVVLVQRGAVSLDQEVALNALADRRDEIEDGCAKAGLELATLGYGAQLHAVDETFDLRELLVARKVGLIKKVPVAVPTTVPLLVILAAVFFGGKQLIEMLNPPPPPPAPPPTFMQEYQSAVMRTLAAPAPLANQLAPKLLASFGAQETNVAGWQFQKASCTISGPCIATYKRQGGTFKEFDARAPESLRPVVFNPDGWHLTARGPEVTVAERVALAQQATWPTQQALIKTLQTDPQKLSTKPDTLDSHGYVVDIKPAERLIARQPTAGEVQGPLVQRGTWQIDGYKWQSALLARLPDNMALDTLDVELKEDGTGVHFTAKGKYYVLN; translated from the coding sequence ATGCACTTCGAATCCATACCGGGAGAAAAGGGCGCCAGGCTCGTATTCGGGCTGGATTGGCGCGCTTATTCCGCCAAGGGCGCCCGCGCCGAACGCCGGCACTACGTCGAGGAGTCCGGTGCGACGCACTACACCGAATACAAGGCGAATGACGAGACCATCGTCGGGTTCTGCGAACTGGAGCCTTCGCAGCGCAAGGGCGGCAAGCTGTACTCAGCCGCTGCTCGTATTGCGTCGCTGGAGCGCGTCCGACGGCGCCCGGCGGTACTCGTTCTCATCCAGAACGATGAGCGCGTGCATGTGGTGCTCGTGCAGCGCGGCGCTGTCTCGCTCGATCAGGAAGTAGCACTTAATGCGCTTGCGGATCGTCGAGACGAGATCGAGGACGGGTGCGCCAAGGCAGGGCTCGAACTGGCGACCCTGGGTTACGGCGCGCAACTCCACGCGGTAGATGAGACGTTTGACCTTCGCGAGCTGCTCGTTGCGCGCAAAGTCGGGCTGATCAAGAAGGTCCCGGTGGCGGTGCCCACGACGGTGCCGTTGCTCGTCATCCTCGCTGCCGTGTTCTTCGGCGGCAAGCAGTTGATTGAGATGCTCAACCCGCCGCCTCCGCCGCCGGCACCCCCGCCGACGTTCATGCAGGAATACCAGTCGGCTGTCATGCGCACGCTGGCCGCGCCTGCTCCACTTGCCAATCAGCTTGCACCAAAGCTGCTCGCTAGCTTTGGCGCGCAAGAAACCAACGTTGCGGGATGGCAGTTTCAGAAAGCGTCCTGCACGATCTCGGGCCCCTGCATCGCAACCTACAAGCGGCAGGGCGGCACGTTCAAGGAATTCGACGCACGCGCGCCGGAGTCGTTGCGACCGGTCGTCTTTAACCCGGACGGTTGGCATCTGACCGCGCGGGGTCCTGAAGTAACCGTCGCTGAACGGGTCGCGCTCGCCCAACAAGCGACGTGGCCGACTCAGCAGGCTCTCATCAAGACCTTGCAGACCGATCCGCAAAAGCTTTCCACCAAGCCGGACACGCTCGATAGCCACGGCTACGTCGTTGATATCAAGCCCGCCGAGCGTCTCATTGCGCGACAACCGACGGCGGGCGAAGTGCAGGGCCCGCTCGTGCAGCGCGGCACGTGGCAGATCGACGGATACAAGTGGCAGAGCGCGCTGCTCGCGCGCCTGCCCGACAACATGGCACTGGACACCCTCGACGTAGAGCTGAAAGAGGACGGTACCGGGGTGCATTTCACTGCGAAGGGTAAATACTATGTTCTCAACTAA
- a CDS encoding transglycosylase SLT domain-containing protein, with the protein MTKAWAAACLSALALCAHAATIDSIISPTRIVVDDGTKRALVELPGEPVYACGLKPFLAWANRFEGQTVEATTGGVAINIDGSPISFESLFVKAGWLRPATLTDDAQASITERRGGWSCASAQAPFDAMHTSVDPKILAGIALNESAYNGRAWPWTLNVAGRGFFFRTREDAYRAVRYLISNGRSNFDIGLMQVNWGYHGKRFASAWDALAPATNIRVAEDILNENYRLTHSAVKAVAYYHSANPAPGREYLARFVKHLSQIERGL; encoded by the coding sequence ATGACTAAGGCATGGGCGGCTGCCTGCCTGTCTGCATTGGCGCTCTGCGCACACGCGGCGACCATCGATTCGATCATCAGCCCGACGCGCATCGTGGTCGATGACGGCACGAAACGCGCGCTCGTCGAGCTGCCCGGCGAACCCGTCTACGCATGTGGACTCAAGCCGTTTCTGGCGTGGGCAAACCGATTTGAGGGCCAAACGGTCGAGGCCACGACTGGCGGTGTTGCGATCAACATCGACGGCTCGCCTATCAGCTTCGAGAGCCTCTTTGTAAAGGCGGGCTGGTTGCGCCCCGCGACGCTTACCGATGACGCCCAAGCGAGCATCACCGAGCGCCGAGGGGGCTGGTCGTGCGCATCCGCGCAGGCGCCGTTCGACGCGATGCACACCTCGGTCGATCCCAAGATTCTCGCTGGCATCGCGCTCAATGAGTCCGCATACAACGGTCGTGCATGGCCGTGGACGTTGAATGTCGCGGGTCGCGGTTTCTTCTTTCGCACCCGAGAGGACGCGTATCGCGCGGTCCGCTATCTGATCAGCAACGGCCGATCGAACTTCGATATTGGCCTAATGCAAGTGAACTGGGGATACCACGGCAAGCGCTTCGCGAGTGCCTGGGATGCCCTTGCACCAGCGACCAACATCCGCGTCGCAGAAGACATCCTCAACGAGAACTACCGCCTCACGCACTCCGCGGTAAAGGCCGTCGCGTATTACCACAGTGCTAATCCCGCCCCGGGCCGCGAATACCTCGCGCGCTTCGTGAAGCATCTTTCTCAAATCGAACGCGGCCTATGA